The Thaumasiovibrio subtropicus genome window below encodes:
- a CDS encoding tripartite tricarboxylate transporter TctB family protein — protein MIITKDHIGGLLFLCFSLLYGYYAGQITLFPGDEFEVFHARSLPNALAIMGAGLAVIQIVTASRKAEDKLSFHGLSFTLMIKLLVLMLLFSAALEWIGFMLSTALFLIGGYWILGEKRVKVLLLASVPFAVVFWFVLTQLLDIYLAPGRIFSVMLGG, from the coding sequence ATGATCATTACTAAAGACCACATTGGGGGCTTGCTGTTCCTCTGTTTCTCTTTGTTATATGGCTATTATGCTGGTCAAATCACGCTGTTTCCGGGTGATGAGTTCGAGGTATTTCACGCTCGATCGCTACCCAACGCACTTGCCATTATGGGTGCGGGGCTTGCGGTGATTCAAATTGTGACGGCTAGCCGTAAGGCAGAAGATAAACTCTCATTCCACGGTCTCAGCTTCACTCTGATGATCAAATTATTGGTGTTAATGCTGCTGTTCTCCGCGGCACTCGAGTGGATTGGATTTATGCTCTCGACGGCGCTGTTTTTGATTGGTGGTTATTGGATACTCGGTGAGAAACGGGTCAAGGTGCTACTGCTAGCCTCTGTCCCGTTTGCGGTTGTTTTTTGGTTTGTTTTGACTCAGCTACTTGATATCTATCTGGCTCCTGGGCGGATCTTTTCGGTAATGCTGGGAGGCTAA
- a CDS encoding tripartite tricarboxylate transporter substrate binding protein — MFSQFLSKQRVTLVAACIASSVAFSAQASVDEIHFLVPGGAGGGWDSTARGTGEALSKSNLVETVSYENMSGGGGGKAIAYLIKTAEQSEDTLMVNSTPIVIRSLSKVFPQSFRDLTPVAATIGDYAAFVVPANSPYKDFKQLVDAYLDNPRSVTVAGGSSRGGMDHLVAALAFKAAGGNPRQVKYLAYDAGGKAMAGLLSGETQVLSTGLSEALALADAGEVRILAMTGDERSSAAQDVPTLKELGYDASFTNWRGFFAPPGVSDEKVQDYLEVLEKMYETDAWTTVRDRYGWAEIYKPGPEFVKFLEEQEKQVGSLMKELGFLN, encoded by the coding sequence ATGTTCAGCCAATTTTTATCCAAGCAACGTGTAACTCTGGTCGCTGCGTGCATCGCAAGTAGTGTGGCATTTAGTGCTCAGGCGAGTGTCGATGAAATCCACTTTTTAGTGCCTGGTGGTGCTGGCGGTGGTTGGGATAGCACGGCGCGTGGCACGGGTGAAGCGCTGTCTAAATCCAATCTGGTCGAGACAGTTTCTTATGAAAATATGTCAGGCGGCGGTGGCGGTAAAGCGATTGCGTATCTCATTAAGACGGCGGAGCAGTCAGAGGATACCTTGATGGTGAACTCTACCCCGATTGTCATTCGCTCATTGTCTAAAGTCTTTCCACAATCTTTCCGCGACTTAACCCCCGTTGCTGCCACCATTGGTGACTATGCCGCTTTTGTTGTACCCGCAAACTCGCCATACAAAGACTTTAAACAATTAGTGGATGCTTACCTCGACAATCCGCGCTCGGTCACCGTTGCGGGGGGATCTTCTCGAGGAGGTATGGATCACTTGGTCGCGGCACTCGCTTTTAAAGCGGCGGGAGGCAATCCCCGTCAAGTGAAATACCTTGCCTATGACGCAGGCGGAAAGGCAATGGCGGGTTTGCTTTCAGGAGAAACGCAAGTGCTATCAACTGGGTTGAGTGAAGCCTTAGCGCTCGCTGATGCCGGAGAAGTCAGAATTTTGGCGATGACAGGGGATGAGCGTTCTAGTGCTGCACAAGATGTGCCGACGTTGAAAGAACTCGGCTATGACGCGTCCTTTACTAACTGGCGTGGTTTCTTTGCGCCACCAGGTGTCAGTGATGAGAAGGTTCAAGATTATCTTGAAGTACTTGAAAAGATGTATGAAACCGATGCTTGGACCACGGTACGGGATCGTTACGGCTGGGCAGAAATCTACAAGCCGGGTCCAGAGTTCGTGAAATTCTTAGAAGAGCAGGAGAAGCAGGTTGGCAGCTTAATGAAAGAGCTTGGGTTCTTGAATTAA
- a CDS encoding ATP-binding protein, with protein sequence MVLILGLITLLQTGVLGQFAIGYLDKALDNQIGQQAVRVAQTIAANPAVISAIQTRDMHYLIPVSQAVTHATEAAFVVIGDHQGLRLAHPNPEKLGRSMSDDDEDQNDLVLVQGESYITKAHGSIGPSMRGKAPVFDQHGEIIGIISVGFMLDTVEATVSKHRLSMITAIALSFLFSVITAMWFANHFKKAIFDLEPEEIARLFQERNITLETVREGIVSINQRGIITTFNKAAMQTLQLDQSVNYQGLHILDVLPDSGMLDVLQSGEAQLDQEVWLQDHNLIVNRIPLTQGDTVTGVVSSFRLKNEVDLVSRKLTRIRQYAEGLRSQSHEYNNKLHTIAGLIQIGAHDKALALIGNETQHHQSFIHQLMSVTNDSVLAGCLMGKYNRARELGLTLEIEEESQMREIPAALPHDQLVSILGNLLDNALEATLSHTGMGGTVKLSMTDLGKELIFEIEDQGRGLNSHEQAKIFEQGYTTKKTEGHGIGLHLVKNLTAHLHGLITIDSPVSNQEGCRFTLYLPKSAPCESD encoded by the coding sequence ATGGTACTGATACTCGGCCTAATCACTTTGTTACAAACAGGTGTATTAGGACAATTTGCGATTGGGTATCTCGATAAAGCGCTAGACAACCAGATCGGTCAACAAGCGGTCCGTGTTGCCCAAACGATCGCTGCAAATCCAGCCGTGATCTCGGCAATTCAAACCCGCGACATGCACTATCTCATTCCTGTCAGCCAAGCTGTGACACACGCTACTGAGGCAGCTTTTGTGGTCATTGGTGATCATCAAGGCCTCCGCCTCGCGCATCCTAATCCCGAGAAACTCGGCCGCTCCATGTCGGATGACGATGAAGATCAAAACGATCTGGTGTTAGTGCAAGGAGAAAGCTACATCACGAAGGCGCATGGCAGCATAGGTCCATCCATGCGTGGCAAAGCGCCAGTGTTTGATCAACACGGCGAGATCATCGGCATTATTTCGGTTGGCTTTATGCTTGATACTGTGGAAGCCACTGTAAGTAAGCACCGACTATCAATGATAACGGCCATTGCACTCTCTTTTCTCTTCAGTGTGATCACCGCAATGTGGTTTGCCAATCATTTCAAAAAAGCCATTTTCGACCTAGAGCCCGAGGAAATTGCGCGGCTCTTTCAAGAGAGAAACATCACGCTAGAGACCGTCAGAGAAGGGATCGTCTCAATCAACCAACGCGGTATCATCACCACTTTCAACAAAGCCGCGATGCAAACGTTGCAGCTTGATCAGTCGGTCAATTATCAAGGCCTGCATATACTCGATGTATTACCTGATAGCGGCATGCTTGATGTCCTACAATCCGGCGAAGCTCAATTGGATCAAGAAGTCTGGCTTCAAGATCACAACTTGATCGTCAATCGAATCCCACTCACGCAAGGTGACACTGTCACTGGAGTAGTCTCTAGCTTCAGGCTAAAAAACGAAGTGGATCTCGTCAGTCGTAAACTTACACGTATTCGCCAGTACGCCGAAGGACTTCGCAGCCAATCGCATGAGTACAATAACAAACTCCATACCATCGCTGGCTTAATACAAATCGGTGCGCATGATAAAGCACTGGCCTTGATAGGCAATGAGACTCAGCACCATCAGAGTTTTATTCATCAGCTCATGAGTGTGACGAATGACAGTGTGTTAGCTGGCTGTTTGATGGGCAAATACAATCGCGCTCGTGAACTAGGGCTCACATTAGAAATAGAAGAAGAAAGCCAAATGCGAGAGATTCCAGCCGCCCTACCCCATGATCAACTCGTGAGTATCTTAGGTAATCTGCTCGATAACGCACTAGAAGCAACCTTAAGCCACACAGGCATGGGAGGCACCGTGAAACTTAGCATGACGGATCTCGGCAAAGAGTTGATTTTCGAGATAGAAGATCAAGGCCGCGGGCTCAATAGCCATGAACAAGCTAAGATATTTGAGCAGGGTTACACCACGAAAAAGACCGAAGGCCATGGTATCGGCTTACACTTAGTTAAAAATTTAACCGCACACCTGCATGGCCTTATCACCATTGATTCACCGGTATCGAACCAAGAAGGGTGTCGCTTTACGCTCTATCTGCCCAAAAGCGCGCCCTGCGAAAGTGATTAG
- a CDS encoding response regulator → MIKLVIAEDDPQIAEIQRRFVERIEGFEVVGIAHGIEEARDLIEVLKPQLILLDNHFPTGTGLNLLKEWRANDISTDVILITAATEVDTLKTAMRQGIFDYILKPVVFERLQSSLQNYALHYAKLQQLGSLLQSDVDGLLKPTDLDAQLPKEQRLPKGVDGLTLDKVRDVFSQQSDALNAEEVGQMIGASRTTARRYLEYLVSTDELTAAVSYGSVGRPERRYAKVT, encoded by the coding sequence ATGATCAAACTTGTTATCGCAGAAGATGACCCACAGATTGCAGAAATTCAACGCCGCTTTGTCGAAAGAATAGAAGGCTTCGAGGTCGTCGGCATTGCTCATGGCATTGAAGAAGCACGAGACCTCATTGAAGTCTTAAAGCCTCAACTCATCTTACTTGATAATCACTTTCCCACAGGGACAGGCCTGAACCTACTCAAAGAATGGCGGGCAAACGACATCAGTACTGATGTCATATTGATCACCGCGGCAACCGAAGTCGACACCCTTAAAACTGCAATGCGTCAGGGGATCTTTGATTACATCCTCAAACCTGTTGTGTTTGAGCGGTTGCAGTCTTCTCTCCAAAATTACGCGCTGCACTACGCAAAACTACAACAACTCGGATCTTTGCTACAAAGCGACGTCGACGGCTTGTTAAAACCAACGGACTTAGATGCTCAGCTTCCCAAAGAACAACGCCTACCCAAGGGGGTTGATGGCCTGACGCTGGACAAGGTGCGCGACGTGTTTTCTCAGCAAAGCGACGCGCTCAATGCAGAAGAGGTTGGGCAAATGATTGGCGCAAGCCGAACCACAGCAAGACGATATCTCGAATACTTAGTATCAACCGACGAGCTCACCGCCGCTGTTTCATATGGCAGTGTTGGAAGGCCAGAAAGACGCTACGCCAAAGTGACCTAA
- a CDS encoding methyl-accepting chemotaxis protein, giving the protein MNLDNFSIAKKLAITPVILIIIILAIVFTSSKLMNSMSEDLRSISFDLAPDTELAANVTDAMYQLRLTVKNYIQTGDDKFATRFEEHADNLQTLMTQSYQEIQNPQRVQMLDTIKKHEMEYFTIFRDTVVTNQRLRNGHVRDYLNTEGPQIEKLLTRVMDSASKDGDIEAAYHAGKSLRSLLLGRLYVSKFLVENQPSQVDRFNKELTDSLSKIDLLLDQLQNPQRRAWTNEAKTLISDYISKSNETSTFIFERNKGIKELDTIGPQIAAEIAGLRASIASSMEQAATTAESNKDSAINALVLGSLIAIAFGILLSVIATRVIVRKVNDTNSVLSDIAQGEGDLTKRIPVSGTDELAQLAQNYNAFAEKMQNSIIQLADAAGSLLSSASDLSDKANSTQSDITEQQGQAQLVASAMTEMAASAQEVSSSATQAADLAQNTSKEAEQGSRTVLNATQSMGNLSSQISDASDTVEAVRADSEQIGSVLDVIRSIAEQTNLLALNAAIEAARAGDQGRGFAVVADEVRSLASRTQDSTEEIQTIIASLQDRSESASQAMQRSRESADETMKQVESAEHALTSIAEFVGQINASITQISAAANQQAIASDEVSQNVNGMSDISVKTLQQSEETTEQAQSLSRLGGEVNDILGQFRIR; this is encoded by the coding sequence ATGAATCTAGACAATTTCTCTATCGCAAAAAAACTCGCAATTACTCCAGTCATTTTGATCATCATCATCTTGGCTATTGTATTCACCAGCAGCAAGCTGATGAACTCCATGTCAGAAGACCTTCGCTCCATCTCATTTGATCTCGCTCCCGATACGGAACTGGCGGCAAATGTGACAGATGCGATGTATCAGCTTCGCTTAACGGTAAAGAACTATATTCAGACGGGTGATGACAAGTTCGCAACGCGCTTTGAAGAGCACGCTGATAATCTCCAAACACTTATGACACAGTCGTATCAAGAAATCCAAAATCCTCAACGTGTTCAAATGCTTGATACCATTAAGAAACACGAGATGGAGTACTTCACCATCTTTAGAGACACTGTGGTCACAAATCAGCGCTTAAGAAACGGGCATGTTCGCGATTACCTCAACACCGAAGGCCCGCAGATAGAAAAGCTGCTAACCCGTGTTATGGACTCAGCCAGTAAAGACGGTGACATTGAAGCAGCCTATCATGCTGGTAAGTCATTGCGTTCGCTCCTTTTAGGCCGTCTCTATGTCTCCAAGTTCTTAGTTGAAAATCAGCCATCTCAAGTCGATCGCTTCAACAAAGAACTGACCGACTCGTTGAGTAAGATCGACCTGTTACTCGATCAGCTCCAAAACCCACAACGACGTGCGTGGACTAATGAAGCGAAAACCCTCATTAGTGACTACATCAGCAAGTCTAACGAAACCAGTACGTTTATTTTCGAACGCAATAAAGGCATAAAAGAACTCGACACCATCGGTCCGCAAATCGCGGCAGAAATCGCCGGCCTTCGTGCATCTATCGCAAGTTCGATGGAACAAGCAGCAACCACCGCAGAATCCAACAAGGACAGTGCTATCAATGCGCTTGTGTTGGGCTCTCTTATTGCTATCGCCTTTGGTATCTTGCTCTCTGTCATCGCGACGCGTGTTATTGTACGCAAAGTGAACGATACCAATTCCGTGCTAAGTGATATTGCACAGGGTGAAGGCGATCTGACTAAACGTATTCCCGTCTCTGGTACAGATGAGCTTGCGCAGCTTGCACAAAACTACAATGCCTTTGCCGAGAAAATGCAAAACTCCATTATCCAACTTGCCGACGCCGCAGGTAGCCTCTTGAGTTCGGCCTCTGATCTGTCTGATAAAGCGAACTCAACACAAAGCGATATCACTGAACAACAAGGCCAAGCGCAGTTAGTTGCATCAGCGATGACGGAAATGGCCGCGAGTGCGCAGGAAGTGAGTTCGAGTGCGACCCAAGCCGCTGACCTTGCACAAAATACGTCTAAAGAGGCGGAGCAAGGTAGCCGTACGGTACTAAATGCGACGCAGTCGATGGGTAACTTATCTAGCCAGATTAGCGATGCCAGTGACACCGTAGAAGCGGTACGCGCAGACAGTGAGCAAATTGGTTCGGTGCTCGATGTTATTCGCAGTATTGCCGAACAAACCAACTTGCTTGCCCTCAATGCTGCTATCGAGGCAGCCCGTGCTGGTGACCAAGGCCGTGGATTCGCGGTGGTTGCGGACGAAGTTCGCTCACTCGCCTCACGTACGCAAGATTCAACCGAGGAAATACAGACCATCATTGCAAGTTTGCAAGATCGCTCTGAATCGGCGAGTCAAGCGATGCAGCGCAGTCGCGAGAGTGCTGACGAGACGATGAAGCAAGTAGAATCCGCAGAGCACGCACTAACCTCTATCGCCGAGTTTGTGGGCCAAATCAACGCGTCCATCACTCAAATTTCTGCTGCGGCTAACCAGCAGGCGATTGCTTCCGATGAAGTCAGCCAGAACGTCAACGGTATGTCTGATATCTCAGTGAAGACACTGCAGCAATCAGAAGAGACGACGGAGCAAGCCCAGTCACTCAGCCGCTTAGGTGGTGAGGTGAATGATATTCTAGGTCAGTTCCGTATTCGTTAA
- a CDS encoding glycosyl hydrolase family 18 protein, producing the protein MKFGMKRKAVAAAVAVTMAAGLAATAQAAPTHDKQVIGYITQWEAWKGAADGFTVKGEATHLNVDMDVYSILNFSFFGVAKDGSLHSGDLRNKSIYQPNAVQEPGPLLHPDVYSSWDFHILWGELEYVHQFPGTEPWEAEMRAKVDAAGFVQDGNGWKHAPSGVTGQMPIPLPKAGGAPGLIDLAHQNGVKVMASIGGWSMSKHFPEMAADPVKKQRFLDDIDKLLALGFDGIDIDWEYPGTGGMNFGGNPEDYANFEQLMEDIRAKIGPDRLLTAAFSASTAKLEGYNWPRLVASMDYFNMMTYDLNGGWSNVAGHNAPLYPYPEEEYPDLTLDDLRVWMAAKGIPAGKINFGAAFYGRGVQTTEAQAYVGAPTEKRVVNFSVDGPTESAVDLTNWANFEGQPNYNYILQKQGAWTKGWDVNAEVPYLTNGKFFLSYDDVESIGKKAQYIVDNDLGGVIVWQVHGDIKCEGTFVSYGTKLKQCTKLSSPLAEEIDRVFSTNVIPNAAPVLTVPAAQAADAGQTISFAVSATDADGDALSFTAANAQVTDNGDGTALVTYTAPNVGNDTVETVTVTVSDGRKSVSADVTVNVKGSGIIVNTPPTLTAPASVDVQSGQSVVISVTGTDAEGDALTYTATQGTVAATATGADITFNAPVVDVDTAVSITVTVSDGEFTADAVVTVNVKAEVVGNAWDASKVYNSGDTVVYNGIEYKAKWWTQGEEPGVAGVWAEVETGTGGPTGWSASKVYTGGDQVVHDGNTYKAKWWTQGDTPGNPNGPWELI; encoded by the coding sequence ATGAAATTCGGAATGAAAAGGAAAGCAGTTGCTGCTGCGGTTGCAGTGACTATGGCTGCAGGATTGGCAGCGACTGCGCAGGCAGCGCCAACGCATGACAAGCAAGTGATCGGTTACATCACGCAGTGGGAAGCGTGGAAAGGTGCAGCTGATGGTTTCACTGTCAAAGGTGAAGCGACACACTTGAACGTAGATATGGATGTTTACTCTATCCTGAATTTCTCGTTCTTCGGTGTAGCGAAAGATGGTTCACTTCACTCAGGTGACTTACGTAACAAGTCAATTTATCAACCAAACGCAGTGCAAGAGCCTGGTCCGCTACTTCATCCAGATGTTTATTCAAGCTGGGATTTCCACATTCTTTGGGGTGAGCTCGAGTATGTACACCAATTCCCTGGTACTGAACCTTGGGAAGCGGAAATGCGTGCAAAAGTGGATGCGGCTGGTTTCGTCCAAGACGGTAATGGCTGGAAACACGCGCCAAGTGGCGTGACAGGTCAAATGCCTATTCCGCTACCAAAAGCGGGCGGTGCACCGGGTCTTATCGATCTTGCACATCAGAATGGCGTGAAAGTGATGGCATCAATCGGTGGTTGGTCGATGTCTAAGCACTTCCCTGAAATGGCGGCTGACCCAGTCAAGAAACAACGTTTCCTTGATGATATCGACAAGCTTCTCGCGCTTGGCTTCGATGGTATCGATATTGACTGGGAGTACCCAGGTACTGGCGGTATGAACTTCGGTGGTAATCCAGAAGATTACGCGAACTTTGAACAGTTGATGGAAGATATCCGTGCGAAGATCGGTCCAGACCGTCTACTGACTGCGGCATTCTCTGCATCAACTGCGAAACTAGAAGGCTACAACTGGCCACGTCTGGTTGCGTCTATGGATTACTTCAACATGATGACTTACGACCTTAACGGTGGTTGGTCAAATGTTGCTGGTCACAACGCACCTCTTTACCCGTACCCAGAAGAAGAGTACCCAGATCTAACGCTTGATGACTTGCGTGTATGGATGGCTGCGAAAGGTATTCCTGCCGGTAAAATCAACTTCGGTGCGGCGTTCTACGGCCGTGGTGTTCAAACGACGGAAGCACAGGCTTATGTTGGTGCACCGACCGAAAAACGTGTTGTTAACTTCTCAGTTGATGGGCCTACAGAGTCAGCGGTTGATTTGACTAACTGGGCAAACTTCGAAGGCCAACCAAACTACAACTATATCCTTCAAAAGCAAGGTGCTTGGACGAAAGGATGGGATGTCAATGCCGAAGTGCCTTACCTAACGAATGGTAAGTTCTTCTTGAGCTATGATGACGTTGAGTCAATTGGTAAGAAAGCGCAATACATCGTTGATAACGATCTCGGTGGTGTGATTGTTTGGCAAGTACACGGCGATATCAAATGTGAAGGCACATTTGTGAGCTACGGTACTAAGTTGAAGCAGTGTACTAAGCTGAGCTCTCCGCTTGCGGAAGAGATCGACCGCGTATTCAGTACTAACGTGATTCCAAATGCAGCACCTGTGTTAACTGTACCTGCGGCTCAAGCTGCGGATGCAGGTCAAACCATTTCGTTTGCTGTTTCTGCCACTGATGCGGATGGCGATGCACTCTCGTTCACGGCTGCCAATGCTCAAGTGACTGATAATGGCGATGGTACTGCACTTGTTACTTACACGGCGCCAAACGTGGGTAACGATACGGTTGAAACTGTGACTGTTACGGTTTCTGATGGTCGTAAGTCTGTCTCTGCCGATGTGACTGTGAATGTGAAAGGTAGCGGTATTATTGTTAATACGCCGCCAACATTGACTGCGCCTGCAAGTGTTGATGTTCAAAGTGGCCAAAGTGTGGTTATTTCTGTCACTGGTACAGATGCTGAAGGTGATGCGCTAACTTACACCGCGACACAAGGTACAGTTGCCGCAACAGCGACAGGTGCTGACATTACTTTCAACGCGCCAGTTGTTGACGTGGATACTGCGGTTTCAATCACTGTGACTGTCTCTGATGGCGAGTTTACTGCGGATGCGGTTGTCACTGTTAATGTGAAAGCTGAAGTAGTGGGTAATGCTTGGGATGCATCAAAAGTCTATAACTCAGGTGACACCGTGGTTTATAACGGCATCGAGTACAAGGCGAAATGGTGGACACAAGGTGAAGAACCGGGTGTTGCGGGCGTATGGGCTGAAGTAGAAACTGGTACTGGTGGTCCAACAGGTTGGAGCGCATCGAAAGTTTACACTGGTGGCGACCAAGTTGTTCATGACGGTAACACCTACAAAGCGAAGTGGTGGACACAAGGTGATACTCCTGGAAACCCGAATGGTCCTTGGGAACTGATCTAA